The Arvicola amphibius chromosome 5, mArvAmp1.2, whole genome shotgun sequence genome contains the following window.
agttttgagaTGAAGTTTGACGATATAGCTCTAATTGGGAACtcactataatttttaaatattatttgttgACAGTCTcatacataaaatgtattttgttcattttttttttcagttacctCCCTCTGAACTTCTTTCCAACAAATCcttcttcaatatttttatttttttttaaggctgggcggtggtggcgcatgacttcaatcccagtgctcaggaggcagagacaggaggatctctgtgagtttgaggccagcctggtctacaagagctagttccgggacaggcaccaaagctacagagaaaccctgtctcaaaaaaaaaaaaaaaaaaagtctctctgTAGCtcggactgtcctggaacttggcctcaaactcagagatccacctgcttatgcctatcaagtgctggaattaagagcatgcactgtcACCTTCTgccttaagaatttttttaatatttatttattatgtatacaatattctgtctgtgtgtatgcctgcaggccagaagagggcaccagacctcattacagatggttgtgagccaccatgtggttgctgggaattgaactcaggacctttggaagagcaggcaatgctcttaaccgctgagctatctctccagcccatgccttaAGATTTTTTAAACTATCCAAATCCTTTGTCATTATTTATAAAGtggcataattaaaaaaaaactgtactgtTTACTTAACAGATTTAAAGCTAAAACCAGAAGATTGacatttttcttcctcagttATTTTGGGGAGCTGTATATTTTGGCacttgcttgtaatcccagcattaaagagactgaggcaggagagttgctgtgagtttgagccacACCAGAGCTAccttgtcttaagaaaaaaaaaggcctcgCATgctgtgtacatgcctgtgtacAAGATCCTTgtacttggaggcaggaggaacaggagttcaaACCCAGCTTATATGAAGAATTTGAGATCACTCTAGCTAGCTACAtgagacttttttaaaattagcctttatttttatgtgtattaatgatttgcctgtgtttatgtttatgcattacttgcatgcagtgcctgtgaaagccagaagagggcatcagatatctctgggagttacaggcagttgtgagttgccatgtgggtgttaggagttgaacccagggtctttgaaagagcaaccagtgctcttaactgttgatccatctctccagcctcaagattcttttttaaagataagttatTTGGGGGAATGATTTTGATTATATGAATTTGCTTCTAGGTATTTAGTTTACACAAAAGGCAAGGTGGatgaaaattagtttttttttctctcccagtaTCCCTTGACTGGCCTTTGTTGGAGAATGAAAAAAGGCAAATATGAGTGGCATCTGGGAATTGCAAACTGagaagaatttgttttgttttgtttttagagatagggtttctcattgtagctatggctgtcctgtaacatgccctgtagaccaggctggcctcaaactcacagagatcctcctgcatctgcctgtggagtgctgggtttgcaggtgtgcaccaccacctgcccGGTAAGAGGCATTTATAATAAGTAATAGGGTAATGTTCTGTTCTAAAGTTACAGCCTCCTTTGATGTGTGCAAAGTAAAGTGTGACACATCAGAGAAGGAAAATTACTAAAATtactaaacttatttttttttgaaataggtttCTGTGTAGCGTATTTATCTACTTTAGTATAAAGggagacagtcttttttttttaaagatttgcattctttttgttttttttttaaatatttatttattacatatacagtgttctgcttgcatgtatactttcaggccagaagagggcaccagaccccattacagatggttgtgagccaccatgtggttgctgggaattgaactcaggacctctggaagagcaatcagtgctcttaacctctgagccatctctccagcccagggagacAGTCTTGTACAGAAGGAAAAACAGTAAAATTGGGAATGAAAGTGTTTATTTACTGggtggtggtttggttttgttttttgggttttttgtttgtttgttttcttttattatttgaatgaAGGCCTTTTTATGTAgttctggatgttctggaaccAGGATCTCCTTGGACTCTGGCTCAAAGACAACCTTCtgccttgtctttctgagtcctaggattaaattcttgtgctaccacacctgcctttgttttcaaacagaaatgtaactgggtgtggtggcatatacctgtaatttCCATCACTCAGGAAGTTAAAGTAGGATTGCTTCCTTAGGATCTAAACTTCAGCTTcagagtgagaccctttctcaaaaagaaagttGTAAAATGTACTTGAATGTAGTTTCATTTTGTTACCATCTAATCCAATTATTAGTCTTACTGTTTGAGAGATACTTTTAAATTTGGACTGTACATACAACCTTACTACCTTGTATATGTACATATCCATATcacttatttatgtttatatatatgttatggaaataaaagtaattttttctgTAATTAACATGTCACAAATGTTTGATTTAGTTTCTGTAGAAAATGTTTCCTGACTGCAATGAGAGAAAGTGGAATTCATTGTCCCCTGTGTCGTGGAAGTGTGACTAGAAGAGAAAGAGCATGTCCAGAACGGGCCTTAGATCTTGAAAATATCATGAGGAAGTTTTCTGGTAGCTGCAGATGCTGTTCAAAAAAGGTAGAGTTATATTATGACAgtgttttaattttcctggtgaacatggttttgaaaagaaagacatttccagGCAGTGTGGTGTATACCTACCTATAATCCCTGCTCTCGGGAGGCTGAACTAGGAGGGTTGCAAGTTCacagccagtttgggctacaaatTGAgatagtctcaaaaacaaaataaacaggatGTTATTTAGATTGAGTTATGTAGAAAAGACCAGAAGCTTTGTGTATCAAAAACCTTGtgtttttttatctttaagattaaaattttatattctcaATAAGCTCACAGTCTTTCAAATGTTAATTTATGTAGCCTAATAGAACTCAAACCTCTGTAGCTGCTCACTTAGGTATTTAAGAAATCATGAAATATTTCGCAGAAGATTGGTTTAAGTTTAAAGACACGGGATAATCAGATTGATAAATAAGTAGCATTCTCTAATCTACTTGAAGAAGGCTGGACTGGTGAGATGTAGTTAGGCTTTGATATGTCATTGTGTCTAGAGCATTTACACAAGTCAGATCTGTTTTCCATCTCTGAAGAAGATGTTGaactgaaaaggaagagaaatgaaaacacttgCAGGACTCTTGCCTCACTTCTCAGTGAGAAGCCAAAAAATTTTCCCAATATGAACATGGGACCATCATTCTTTAACCTGCTTTCTAATTATTACAGGTTGTAATAGGCAAAACACCTAGAAGCATGAGGCAAcctcttagtattctttcttttgcattttgttttctgagctaTGCTGTCAGGTAGCCCAAGTGGGCTGAGCTCAtaattgaggatgaccttgaactgaacAGCTGACTTTTTTTGTCTTGTCTTCCCAtaagcatgcaccactgtgcctggttttttctttcttttttcctcttcttcttcttctttttttttttttttttttttttttttttttttttttttttttttttgggcctGGCTTTTTCTATCAGTATTATCATTTCAAGTGTAAAATTATTtgttaacccccccccccccatggtatAGTTGAAGCTGAACTTTTGTGCATGAACAAAAATgtgttatctattttttttttccggcagtctctctgtgtagccttagctgatctgaaactcactgtgtagccctgattggctTTGACCTCTAAGAGATCTCTTTACCTAGTGCTGAATGgggttaaagctgtgtgccatcCTGCCGGACACGAAACTTGATCTTAAATATTTAGTTAtctgttttcatcttttttcctcTTATTGACAGTGTCTCAAACTTTGTGTattctgttttaaattaaaagatatattttaaccAATAATTTACAGATTAAATTCTATCGCATGAGACATCATTACAAATCTTGTAAGAAGTATCAGGATGAATATGGTGTTTCTTCTGTCATTCCAAACTTTAAGATTTCTCAAGATCCAGTAAGGAGCAGGTAagcagcatttattttaaaagcaaaattttaataattgaaatgGAAATTGCTATGGGAATTTTGGGTTGTATATGTTTAACAAATTACACTAGGTGTCCTAACTAGTGTAATTTACCTTCAAAATTTGCTTGATGGTTGTATCGAGGATACCAGTTCCATGATACCTAAACTTATACCTAAGTTTATGTTACTTAAAATCATTCTGACAGTCTTTCTTTGAATAAAAACTGTATCTGGGAGTTGAAGACTCAACTGATTTTCATGTGAAACAATTTGAAAATTTGGCAAAATCACTTTCAATAATGTATTTAAATAGTGgggtggttttgtttgctttttttcttcgtTCATTGCCCTCTAAGGAATAGGTTTAGCATTTGAAGTTTTTATTCTGATAGtgcatctactttttttttttaactattattttgAGACTGTATATAGTGTATCCACAGCTGGTTTTAGTACTTTGCCTgtgatggctttgaactcctgaatcTCTTGGGCACTGGGCTTACAAATGCATAGTCCCAAACCTGGTACCACATATAGTTAAAAAAGtggggatttattttttattgttttgttgttgcatcatttataaacatttattacATAAGCATTTATTacgtttgtttatttgtgtgtgtgtgtgtgtgtgcacgtatgtgtgctgctgtgtatatttggaagtcagaggacaacttggaggactCAGTTTTTTCTCCTGGGTCCTGGTGATTGAATTCGGGTCCAGGCCTACCTGCCtgccttaatttatttttaagtggggTGAGAGAGTATATGGAGTACTGGGCTGGGTGTAAACAAATGTCTAAGCAGATTCTAGGCAGATGTTTAACTAACTAGATGTTAAACTTTGACTAAGCCATTCTTCCTCAACCAGCTGAtcttaatataataaatactttttgatATTTGGTAAATATTTAGGTAGTGTTTCATttacagagtttctgtgtgaccctggctgtcttggactttgctttgtagaccaggctgatctcaaactcaaagagattgcctgcctctgtctcccaagtgctgggattgaaggtgtgtgcactTGCCGTTAATTCTTCTAAATATGGGGtaatgttatcttttttttttcaacagtatTCTGAATTGTCAGCAAAGTTCCTAGAGTGTCCTACTTACACAGTCACTGCTTATTGggctgcttttttgttgttgttgggttttttttgttttgttttgttttgttttgttttgtttgagatttggtttcactatgtagccatagCTGGTGTAGACCTTGATATATAAACTATCCTGACCTTAAACTTTGATGCCTCTGTtgcctgagtactggaattacaggtatacacCACTGTACTCAGCACTACTTGTTAAATGACAGTTCCCTGCCGTATTCCTAGGAGACAGACCTTGCTCATTTGGTTCCTTAGGTTCATTTGGTCAGACAATGTTTGGTCTTAATAACAATATTCcttatctgttttgtttctttcctgttgttaCTTCCCTAACTCAATCCCTCTTATTTTTCTGAATAGTATTAGTGCTCAGTTGCTAGTTCTCTAATCTGCCTGATTGGGCATTCCAGTCTGTTCAATTATGTGTAGAcctgtgtttgtacatgtgagtgcaggtacctgcagaggccagaagagggtgtcgtaTTTcccagaattggagttacaggtggttgtgagccagaTGATGCGGTTGTTCTCAGACTGttgtcaggtcctctgcaagtatatgttttttttttgttgttgttgtttttgatttttagcaACATCTCTACAACCCTGGCAACATATTTTCTTTGGTGTTTAGGAAAAAGGATATCATCTCCAAACTCTAATAACTGACTGATAGCACAGAGTCCTATTCCAGGCTCCTTttttatttgacctttttttaacctttgtctTTGCTGTGTAATTCTACATATCATTGTATATACTTTAAACCATGTTTAACATATCCATGCTACcttgtgtgtattatgtatacatgttAATGTATATGCATTCATGTGGTGTGGGACAAAAGACTATCATAtcttcagttgctctccacctttGTGTTTGAGATAGTcttttcactgaacctggagatcacTGATAGGCTAGggatctgtttctctctgcttccccagcactggcttACAGGAGTGCCTTATTGTGCCTGTCTTTTTTCATGGCTGCTGTGCTCCTGCCATCAAATAGGTTCTGAGGTCAGCTCAAATGCCATGCTTGTGTAATAAGCACTTTCACCACTGGGACATCTCCCCAGATGGATCCTTACTATTTTGGAAGACATTTAATTCAGCTAACAgtgaaagctgggcagtggtggtgcacacgcctttaatcctagcactcaggaggcggaggcagaggcaggcaaatctctgagtttgaggccagcctggtctacaagagctagttccaggacaggctccaaagctgtagagaaatcctgtctcaaaaaaccaaccaaacaaacaaaaaacagtgaagGTTTAACTGGATATGATGGCATTCACCTGTGATCCAGCATTCAAAAGACTAAAGCAAGAGAATTATTATGATTTCAAAGTTCGTCAAAGCTACATGATGagtccaaggccatcctggaATATGTAGTGAAATATTGctcttaatgaaaaataaaaggatgagtacaataaaatgaaaactatagaGATAGGTCTGGTGGTACAGggctgtaatcctagctactcaGGAGATTGAGGGAGGAGAAGTACAAatccaaggcctgcctgggctttcATGGCCAGAAGAGACAGCTTTAGCAGGACCTTTGATCTAAGAAAGCATGGGGGGTGCTGTGAGGTAGGGCTGGGCTATCGTTTAATGCCTAGATTAGAGCTCCTGTACTGCAGATGagcaaatggatgaatgaataaatgaacatgcatgtgcatgcgtgcacactaGATTTGAGAGTGCCCTGACTCAGATTCCAGCTCTTTTCTTTCATAATTGTTTGACTTTgtcaagaaactgccttggttttctCACCTCTTTATAAGTGGGGTTGAAGGTTAATGTAGTATAGGTGAGATTAAGTTGTATAATGTCTTGCACCTCCATCCTTTACAAGTGTATTGTTTTTCCTTAGCACTGTAATCTACACTTTATCAGCTCGCCtggcatttgtttatgttttttgagacagggtttctcttgtgtagttctggctgtcctcaaacttaatgaccagctggcctccaacttacagatccacctgcctctgcttcccaagtgctgggactaaaggagtacATCAGCATGACTGgcaaaattttaatgatttaatttttattttatgtgattggTGGTTTGCctacacgtatgtctgtgtgaggtatcagatcccttggaactggagttacaggcagatgtgagctgctatgtggatgctgggaattttgaattcaggtcctctagaagaggaggcagtgctcttaaccacttcaGCTGGtagactttttattcttttaatgtttactctctctgtgtgtgtgtgtgtgtgtgtgtgttggagataAGAGAGGACAGCTCTCAGAATATGGTTCTCTGTTGCCATCTTGTGGGatctgaagatcaaactcaggttttagGCCTGTGTAGAAAGATCCTATAACCCTTGAGTCATgttactggctttttttttttaaatttaaactgttAGCTCCTTGTGAAATCTTTCCTAACCTTTATAATTTCTTGTTAGTAAAACTGTAGTTTATATTccaactaaatttttaaaactttatttatttactactaaatctttttgttttgttttgttttggtttttcgagacaggatttctctgtagctttggagcctgttcaggaactggctcttgtagaccaggctggcctagaaatcacagagatccatccgcctgcatctgcctcccaagtgctggaattaaaggcctgcaccatcatCGCCTGGCTTAGTATTGTTTTTATATCCTTTGCAGTGTGTTAATTGCCATAGAAGGCATCATGAATTTTCAGTATGGACATGGGcagagttgttttttttgttgttgggtttgtttgttttgtggtgcttAGGCATCCAACACAGGGATTTAGTGCTTTACATATTGTAGATAAGCTCTATACCACAAGCTACATCCTTAGACCTTAGTTTTTCTGAGATAGAATCTTGCTGTGTGACTACTAGGTAGTTTTGAATAGGCTTTGAGCTGGCTTCTGAATTGTAGGTTTATAGGTGTTGTGATACCTGGcaaaagaaatgttttccctTGCGGGGGCACTTCTTGCACTTCCAGATGTattttgattcctagcacccacatcaggtgacttacAATCATCTAATTCCAACTCTAGGGGGAGGTGATGTCTCTGGCCTCAGGTTACCTGCATTCTCATATGCAGACACACTCATagaatgaaaaataatacaaatctctaaaagaaaaaaaaaaggtatttccCCATGGTAGACTAGTGAGCTGGAAAAGAAGCTCCAAAGCCAGCAAGTTCGTTTTTATAACATTGACAACATTGAGGAAATTCTGTGTCATGTTAGTTACAGTACCTATATGAAATGCCCCTTCTAGTATTCCATATGACATTAACTTTTCTAGCATAGGGTATAAGCAAATAGGTTAGGATGGTCAGTGTACTAGAGAAGTGTGCTAATGATGCCTagtttctcttttagaaataaattataatctttACAAAAGTTCAAATATTTTGTGACACCTACTCCTACACTTTGGAAGCCACAATCTTCTACCATATCCTAGCTACTTCACAAAGGTTCACAAATATTTTAGTTTATCCAATGGTTTAAAAATTTAACAAGGAGCACTAGAGATATGGCTTAGTAGTTAGTAGAGCATTAAGTGCTCTTCCATAGCACCCGGGTTTGAATCTCAGCATCTACATGGGgtcttacaaccatctgtgacttcaaATACAGGGAATCCTATACCCTTTCCTGGCGCCTGCAAGCAAAACACCCtgcatgtttaaaaagaaaatagcaagggTCAAGTATGATAGCTCATGCTTATAATGCCAGAAGGATGAATAAAGCAGGAACATGAGGAGTTTGAAGACATCCTGAAATAACTTCTAGACCTTGTCCAAGCCCCTACTTCACTGTATCACCCCAGAAGAATATCACTGGTTGAGGGAAAAGATTTTATGTAATTACAATTCTTTGAATATTGtaaaagttttttttgtgtgtgtgtgtgtgtgtgtgtgtgtgtgtgtgtgtgttttcttcactAGTGGcttggaattctctttgtagcccaggatggctaaAACTCAGCGATACACCcgtttttgcctctgcctcccaaatactgggattaaaggtaagtctagagctggcctcaaatgtatgatccctcctgcttcagcttcctgagtggtgGTGACATTATCAGTGTATGCCACTATGCCCTGctgtaaaaatctattttaaaaggaaTGAATATTTGAACAGTCTTACTTGATTTGGAAAGTAATGCCATGAATATcatgaatattttgtattttaagactACTTGAAgtttgcactttttaaaaaaaatgtggatgagtgtttttcctgcatgtgtaaCAGACGTGTGCTTGGTGCCTATGGAGATCAGAagtattaactgctgagccatctctccagcccctgaagttCAGTCCTGTCATCTTCATTAAACAGTTCACATGAATGAAATCCTGGTGTCTTTTATTATTTGGGGTATTAACTCTTTTCCTCCCTGTGCTTCTTAAGTAATAGGAATGAAACACCTTCATCTGATAACACAGAAACTTACCAAGAGAATACaaggtaagttttaaaaaattctactttAGTAAATAATATTGTTGAATAATATAGAAGGTGATTATTATTTATGGTGATAAGAATTTTAGCCAGAGATTGAGCATGCTAGACATTCACTGTACCATTGAGCTATAACCCTGAATCCtcataatagatttttttttccccctctgagaCATGATTTTGCTGTATTGCTTAGGCTGGCCCTAAAATCATGATCTCTTGCCTAAGCCTTCAGAGTAATTGGGGTTACAGGCTTATAGGTTATAAAGATGGATTAGTTAGtagattttttattattgtattatgTGATTTTTAATATGTTCTGTGTGTTCGTATGCATACCACATTACATATATAGAGGATAGCTTGTAGAAGTTCTTTCTCTCTATCAGTTATTTCTAAtgcttttcagaaataaaaacagtgctTAAATAGTTGTTGCTTTCAGGACCATGTAAGAGCTTATCTATTTTCCTGGTCAGATTTCTTCCATGCATGATTCAGGCAAAGATATCAATATTGAACTGTCACTTGCTATAACATTCAGAGATGTTAAAACCCAGTGATACTTGATTCTTAGATTGCTTTGAACTactttgtcttagggtttttgttgctgtggtaaaacaccatgaccagtaCAACTTACAGAAGATagaatttatttggggcttacattTCTagattagagtccatgatggtggtaTGAGGCTTGGTGATTGGCAGCTGGAACAGCTCCTATCTTGATACataaggaggaagcagaaagcacacTGGAGATGGTATCAgttttttgaaacttcaaagtctgcccaatgacatacttccaacaaggccatacttgcctgtcctttccaaacagttctaacaaatgggaaccaagtattcaaacatgatCCTTTGGGGGTCATTGTTATTTGAGCCACTACACATTTcagtctttcctttttcctttttctttgaattttgtcttAGATTCTTAATCTGGGGTATATTAAAGTTAGAATTCGATACAAATCCttttttaactgtattttatgtgctttggggAGGGTAGTAAAGCACATGCTGTTGTATACTTGTGCAGTTCAGATAACTTGTGCTTTCACTTGTTGAGCTCTTTCACTGGTCCATGGAGTCTGTATTCTAAAATGTGGTAAACTGTAGAACTGTtggcagagatttctgtcccgtctggtcccgcagccattcagtcccaaagaaacacacagaggcctacattagttataaacatgttggcctattagctcaggcttcttactaactcttacatcctacattaactcataattcttatctgtgttaaccacgtggcttggtaccttttatcagtgaggcattctcatcttgctttctctgtgtctgggttatgatggcagactgagcctttctggTTGCCccgactatacttcctgcctggctactgaccagccagcattttattaaacaagtataagagacaaatctttacagggtacaagactatTGTGCCACAGCATATAACAGAAACGAGTGAACACACAGTGACTTCTGGCATCATATGAATGATTACAATTAAATTTGGACTTCTTAGGCATGATCtcatgttttgtttataattgtttggaGATGGGTTTCATTAGGTAAATGGGGCTGATTTTGAACTTAGGATCTTACTGCTTTAGCCTTCTGGGTACTAAGAATTAAAGGCCTGGACTATAGTACTTAGCTTTAGCCCCTATGTGGCAAGGGGAAAAAACAGTCTGAAATGATAAACATTAGTACTGTATAAAATGAGACTAAACTATGGCTTAAAACACAACAATAAATTCATAACAATgtatcaaaaaacagaaacatctcATTTTTTATGTTGATGGTTTTGAATTTCAGTATGTCTCATTTGAATTGCCTTATAGTTCTTCTGGGCATCCCACCTTTAAGTGTCCCTTATGTCAAGAGTCAAATTTCACCAGACAGCGTTTATTGGATCACTGTAATAGTAACCATCTATTTCAGATAGTTCCTGTGGTGAGTACATATATCCAAAAGAATCTTTCGTTTAAAGCATGTGGTTCCAGGAATCTGTCTTCCTGTATATAAAGGGgagggttctttatttaaatttggatttaaaagttttaataaatgaTTGAGATgcaaaaaaatgatttaaaattcgATTACCTCATGTAGAGAAAGATAGTTATTGTGAGTTAATGTAGACTAGTCAAAGAATGAAAGGTGAACTGGGGAGTCATTTCTGTGTAGTGGCAGAGCCTAATTACATTGGGTCCTTTCAGTTTATTCTGCTGGATACAGAGAACTGGATCCAGCCATGTGAGTCTGTTACAGAAGATAATACCTAcatataagaataaaaatggactaggcatggtggtgaatgcctttaatcctagctctggcGAACAGTTCTAGGCCAGGTGGAGCTATactgtgagaccttgtttcaaaaaacaaagtaaaaccagtagatatttttaattat
Protein-coding sequences here:
- the Rnf138 gene encoding E3 ubiquitin-protein ligase RNF138 isoform X1, which encodes MSEDLSAATSYTEDDFYCPVCQEVLKTPVRTAACQHVFCRKCFLTAMRESGIHCPLCRGSVTRRERACPERALDLENIMRKFSGSCRCCSKKIKFYRMRHHYKSCKKYQDEYGVSSVIPNFKISQDPVRSSNRNETPSSDNTETYQENTSSSGHPTFKCPLCQESNFTRQRLLDHCNSNHLFQIVPVTCPICVSLPWGDPSQITRNFVSHLNQRHQFDYGEFVNLQLDEEAQYQTAVEESFQVNI
- the Rnf138 gene encoding E3 ubiquitin-protein ligase RNF138 isoform X2, coding for MSEDLSAATSYTEDDFYCPVCQEVLKTPVRTAACQHVFCRKCFLTAMRESGIHCPLCRGSVTRRERACPERALDLENIMRKFSGSCRCCSKKIKFYRMRHHYKSCKKYQDEYGVSSVIPNFKISQDPVRSSNRNETPSSDNTETYQENTSSSGHPTFKCPLCQESNFTRQRLLDHCNSNHLFQIVPVNLQLDEEAQYQTAVEESFQVNI